The genomic window CGAGATAGTTTAGTTTGATGCAAGATAACGACGAATTAGCGCCGCGGAAACCAATCGCACTGGTGGCTGGTGAGCCAGTAGATAAACAGCCGACTGATCTTTTTATTCCGCCTGATGCGCTGCAGGTTTTTCTATCGGCGTTTGAAGGTCCATTAGATTTATTGCTTTATCTAATTCGCAAACACAAATTCGACATCTTAGATCTTCCCATTAGCAGGATCACTGAGCAGTACATGGAATATGTCGATTTAATGAAGGAGCTCAATTTAGACTTAGCGGCTGAATATCTATTGATGGCTGCTATTCTTGCGCAAATTAAATCGAAAATGTTACTGCCGGTGCAAGAAACCGTTGAAGACGAAGAAGCGGATCCTCGTGCGGAGCTTGTCAAAAGGTTGCAAGAATACGAAAGCTACAAGCGGGCAGCGTTAGATATTGAAGCGCTGCCTCGATTAGATCGGGATTACTACACTGCCCATGCAATCAAGGCGGATAACTTGGTTGCTGATTCGCCGCTTAGTGAAGTGACTTTAAAAGAGCTAAGTCTTGCATTTACTCAAGTGATGAAACAAGTGCAGGCAAATGTCCATCATCATATTCAACGTGAATCACTATCGACGCGAGCGCGGATGAGTGAAATCATGGATAAATTAAGTGAAAACACCAGTCTAATGTTTTGGCAATTGTTTAATGTTGAAGAGGGACGAGCTGGCGCAGTGGTGTCATTTTTAGCGATTTTACAACTGTGTAAAGAGCAAATGATTGGTATTGCCTTAGCGAGTGAAGACGACTCTCTCAATGTTTTCTTATTAGCCACCGACGACGTATTGGAATAGAAAATATGGTCAACGAAGCACAAAGCGACCTGAACGAAGTCTCAACCGAGCCAGAAATGGTCGTGCCAAAGTCACCTAAAGGCACTAAACAATTGATTGAAGCCGCATTATTTGCATTTGATAAACCAATGACGGTTAAAATGCTCAAAGATAGTGTATTATCGCATCTCAAATTATCAAGCAAAGAGATAAAAGCGCTTCTCGATGAGCTGACAAGCGACTATCAAGAGCGCGGAATCGTATTACGAGAGACTGCCAAGGGGTTTACTTTTATAACAGATGAAAGTTTAAGTGAGCCGCTAAGCCGACTATGGCAGGAGAAATCACCAAGGTATTCTCGAGCGTTATTAGAAACCTTGGCACTAATCGCCTACAAACAACCCATCACTCGCGGTGAAATTGAACATTTGCGCGGTGTTGCCGT from Psychrobium sp. MM17-31 includes these protein-coding regions:
- a CDS encoding segregation/condensation protein A; the encoded protein is MQDNDELAPRKPIALVAGEPVDKQPTDLFIPPDALQVFLSAFEGPLDLLLYLIRKHKFDILDLPISRITEQYMEYVDLMKELNLDLAAEYLLMAAILAQIKSKMLLPVQETVEDEEADPRAELVKRLQEYESYKRAALDIEALPRLDRDYYTAHAIKADNLVADSPLSEVTLKELSLAFTQVMKQVQANVHHHIQRESLSTRARMSEIMDKLSENTSLMFWQLFNVEEGRAGAVVSFLAILQLCKEQMIGIALASEDDSLNVFLLATDDVLE
- the scpB gene encoding SMC-Scp complex subunit ScpB; its protein translation is MVNEAQSDLNEVSTEPEMVVPKSPKGTKQLIEAALFAFDKPMTVKMLKDSVLSHLKLSSKEIKALLDELTSDYQERGIVLRETAKGFTFITDESLSEPLSRLWQEKSPRYSRALLETLALIAYKQPITRGEIEHLRGVAVSSNIMKTLMEREWVKVVGQKDIAGKPSIYGTTKEFLHYFGLTSLAQLPELTESKLEMALSELEQQ